GAGCTGGCGCACAACTGGAATCACAGTCGAAAGCCGCCGGTCAGGTCACCAGCCCCGCCCCTAAAGTGCCGGGAAAAAATGCCAAAATCGATGCCAACTCACAGTTGGACTCGAAGTCTCAGTTGAACAATAACCGACTGGATACCGAGTCGAAACTGGATGCCAAGTCACAGTTGGATTCGGATTCACAGTTGGATTCGGATTCACGGCTGAAATCCAAGACTCAGTTAGACGCTGACGTGGATGCCAAAGCCAAAGGGAATACCCGCGGCCTGCAGACGCCCCCACAGACTCCTGACGCTACCGACGGTGCGATTCAAAGCACACCCGGTAATCTCGAAATGCAGGGGAGACTTAAAGGCGGTGCTGACGTCGATCTGAATCAGCCGCAACGTCATCAGACCAATCGCCCACAGACTTTCGACAACCAGACCAATGTCGAAGTCGATGATTTCGTACGACAGGGAACCGCTCATCTGGATATTGATGATGCAACCCGTGCCCGCTATCGTCACCACAATGGTCACTGGTGGTACAAGACTGAGCAGGGTGCCTGGTTAATTCATAACAATGGTCAGTGGGAATCTTTTGATCCGGTTACTTACCGTAGCCCTGGTCAGCCTACAGACCAGGAATATTACCAGGACGATGACAACTATCAGTCCAGCAATTATTACGATGACGGAAGTTATTACCAGGGCGGTACCTATTACGATCCCGGCTATAACAACAATGGCTATGGGAACTATGGCCGAAACTACTACCGGGGAAATCGATACCGAAATAACTACTATAATGGACGCGGTTATGGACGCGGTTACTACAACAACCGGGGTAACGGCTATAACGGACGCTATGGTAGCGGATACCGCGGTTTGAATCGTGATCAACGTCAAGGTGCTGCCATCGGTGCTGGCATCGGAGGTGCCATCGGCGGTAATCGTGGTGCAGCTATCGGAGCTGGAATTGGTGCTGGCGTTGCCGACTAATAATCCAGCGGACTAATTTGATTGAGAAATAAGGAACTATTTCCTGACCGCAATACTGAATGATGGAGTGAGGTATTGCTCTCGAAGCAGGCCAGCAGATGCCCCTCTGCTGGCCTGCTTTTTTTGCGCGCTGAGATAAGTTAATCAAAGTCTGCAAGCATTTTATTTTTTATCCCTGATGAATTCATCCACGTGGATGGTAAAATAATAACCGGTTAGTGGTGTCGGTTCGCGGGTCGCTTGTTGTTTTCAGTTGCAACTGGGCGCGTTCGGCCAGTTCTTTTGTCAGGTGTGCCCGAACCTGAGTTTTTCCGTCAACTATTTTAGTTGCCAGCGAGACCAATAAATCGGGTCGACCTGTTTTTCCCTCAGCCGGAATGTAGAGCGAAATGGAATTAATGGGTTTCAGCTTCCCGGCATCCACAATATCCAGTACCACGGTCACGCGACCGGTACCATGATCGTTAACGAACAGCTCATATTTGAGTCCAAGTTCTTCCTTCGACTGCCCGATTCCAAACTCAATCGCCCAGGCAGCCTGCACCGTCAACATCAGCCCCAGAAAACTCAAGAGCATGGTGATCTGTTTGCGTGTCGGCATCGTTTCTCTCCCCATTTTAGACTGTACTCAGTTTTACAGTAGCGTCTCCACAGCGTTATTTTTTCTGCGCTTTCAGAAACTGGCTGATCTGTTTGAGCGTTTCCTGATGTTGTTTTTCATACTTTGATTTATCAGGTGCTGCTTCGATGATTTTAATCGTCTCTGTGAGCCGTTTTTTCAACGCTGCATCATCGGTGTTGAGCCTGGCACGCAGATCCGGCAGCAGGGGTGTCGCTTTTTTTCCAAAGACAGCCAGCGCCCCGGCGGCATTCAGTCGCACCCAGACTTCGTTGTCGTCCAGCAGTTTTGCAATGGCGTTCCTGTTGCTGGTACTGTAGGGATTGAGATTCGCCAGCTGGCCGGCGTCCCAGCCGCGCACCGTAATATCGGTACTGGCCAGTCCCCCGGAAAACCGCTTTTCCAGATCGGCTAATTCCAGTAGCGTGACCCCGGCGGGTATTTTGAGTTTCTCCAGCGGGATTGTCTCATCCACATAGATGCTCAGCATCGGGTACGGGTTCCAGATCTTTTCGCCCTGATCTTTCTTTGCCATGGTCCGGGCAATTCCGCCCACCAGATGCAGATCCCAGTGGAAGGGGATCGTTTTTGTCTGTCGAAATGACTTTGTGGAAGCGGGGCCAGGTCGCAGGACGACTTCATGCTGTTTCTGGTTTGTGGCGGCAAATTTCTGCAGCACATCGTTCAGCGCATCAATCTCGCCGTGGTAGTAAGCATACTCATTTCCATTCACCCAGACATGATAGACGCGGCTCTCATGATTGATGACCGGCATAATGCCCGGCCAGTCCTTGTAATTCAACGCGTTTAACGGTTGATTACCAAACGTTTCTTCCCCCATAGACCAGACGAGGGAAGGAATACAACTCACGATCAGCAGGGTAGATAATAAAACCGGAAACGCGCGTCGCATGGCACTACTTCCTTTAAGGAGGAAACGGGGATCTTTGCCTGAAGTGACGTTTGTCAGGAAGCCTTTGTTGCAAAGAATCGCTTAAATTTCAAAAGATTCTGAATAGACTCAATAGTGAACTAATCAGCTGATCTGTTGATTATGGTTTGTTGGGGAACCATTCCTCGCAGTACCAGACTGAGTCTCAACCCGTTTCAGGTTCAGTTACTGTTTTTGTCGCGTTCTCTCAGTAGCGGAGTACTACCATTTTTCGCTCCACAGCCTCCTTGATGAATTGACCCAGCGATTGAAGATAAGACCAGTGATATTCTCGAAACATGTCCTCATCTAGCTCAATCATCAACAATTCAGACATCAAATCAGTCGACGCCATAGCGTAACACTGGTCGTAGTCAAGTGTTTGAAATTCTTCCAGGGAGGACTGCATTGTGTCCTCGGAAAGACGCTGGGCCGGCCCGTAACCAAAATCAATCTGGTGATGCAGGACCGTGCCAGCACTTAACAGCTCAGTAATCGCCGGGAGGTGAGATTCCGCTTTTGCATCATCGAGATCGACTGCTGGGGGACTGAACATAAACAGGAGTTCGTAACCAGCCTTGTCCATATCGAGATAGTCTGCAGATCCATATTCGCGGCAGCGTTGTTCGAATGCAGATGCATCATTCTCAAGCGTCAAATATTCGTCTCGCGAAAGTCGTAAGAAGCCATTCGTCACACCCATACCAGCCTCAATTCAATATTGAATAAAGTTCTTCCTGATTATTCAGGTATGATCTCTTTCACCCAGGTTGCATTTTTAATCTTGCCGTCATATTGATTGCCTGACTCATCGTGGGCGACATTGCCCGTGCCTTCGTCGAAATGATAGAGTACCAGGGTGTCTTTGTCCGGTTTGAAGCGGTGAGCCGGTTCGAAGTCTTCTGAATACCGGGCGACTTTGGAAATGCGAACTTCGTCGATCGCGCCTTTAAAAAACTGATGAGGCAAGCCTGTGCCATTAGGATCTGCACCAATCATAAAATCATGCGGAGAGGCTACATGTTTTAAGGTCGTTTCATTGACCGATGCCTGTTTTTTCCCATTCACGAACAGCAGGACATTTTTACCATCGAAAACGGCGGCCAGGTGAACCGGCTTGTCATGCTCCGCCTCCGCATCAGACACGACCGAGGCATAACCGGCGTTTGACTGGCGACCTTCATTGAAGTGCACCATCCAATGACCTCCGGAATAATGGATGCCCACGCCCGCCAACTGCAGATTGGCCACCACA
The sequence above is a segment of the Gimesia algae genome. Coding sequences within it:
- a CDS encoding type 1 periplasmic-binding domain-containing protein produces the protein MPTRKQITMLLSFLGLMLTVQAAWAIEFGIGQSKEELGLKYELFVNDHGTGRVTVVLDIVDAGKLKPINSISLYIPAEGKTGRPDLLVSLATKIVDGKTQVRAHLTKELAERAQLQLKTTSDPRTDTTNRLLFYHPRG
- a CDS encoding HEAT repeat domain-containing protein, with amino-acid sequence MRRAFPVLLSTLLIVSCIPSLVWSMGEETFGNQPLNALNYKDWPGIMPVINHESRVYHVWVNGNEYAYYHGEIDALNDVLQKFAATNQKQHEVVLRPGPASTKSFRQTKTIPFHWDLHLVGGIARTMAKKDQGEKIWNPYPMLSIYVDETIPLEKLKIPAGVTLLELADLEKRFSGGLASTDITVRGWDAGQLANLNPYSTSNRNAIAKLLDDNEVWVRLNAAGALAVFGKKATPLLPDLRARLNTDDAALKKRLTETIKIIEAAPDKSKYEKQHQETLKQISQFLKAQKK
- a CDS encoding DUF1877 family protein — protein: MGVTNGFLRLSRDEYLTLENDASAFEQRCREYGSADYLDMDKAGYELLFMFSPPAVDLDDAKAESHLPAITELLSAGTVLHHQIDFGYGPAQRLSEDTMQSSLEEFQTLDYDQCYAMASTDLMSELLMIELDEDMFREYHWSYLQSLGQFIKEAVERKMVVLRY
- a CDS encoding LamG domain-containing protein, with the protein product MAVRPLFLMLCLLLPAHFTLLPVQGEDNPKAEAAKSSLEFQGKGQVIIPKLRYDGDHPITLEAWAKAEPRDDNYIRASVVANLQLAGVGIHYSGGHWMVHFNEGRQSNAGYASVVSDAEAEHDKPVHLAAVFDGKNVLLFVNGKKQASVNETTLKHVASPHDFMIGADPNGTGLPHQFFKGAIDEVRISKVARYSEDFEPAHRFKPDKDTLVLYHFDEGTGNVAHDESGNQYDGKIKNATWVKEIIPE